In Dolichospermum flos-aquae CCAP 1403/13F, the following proteins share a genomic window:
- a CDS encoding cobalt-precorrin-6A reductase translates to MLRVLIIGGIGDAVELAAKVANIPGIEAISSLAGRTREPATPVGNVRIGGFGGVAGLVTYLREMQIDILIDATHPFANQISENAAAATQEVGIPRLMVIRPAWEKLKDDYWLEVENNLAAAAVLANQANRVFLTIGRQEIATFAHLQEIWFLMRMIDPPNADVVVPPGLILCDRGPFSLENEQEILLKYNIDTIVSKNSGGSATYPKIIAARKLGIKVVMVNRPPVPPGEQVADVESAVQWLRGCLKSIRINRDPPNPPYKGGLNSSKSPLERGI, encoded by the coding sequence ATGTTGCGGGTTTTAATTATCGGTGGAATTGGTGATGCGGTAGAATTAGCTGCTAAGGTAGCAAATATTCCTGGTATTGAGGCTATCTCCTCTCTAGCCGGTCGTACCCGTGAACCTGCTACTCCTGTGGGTAATGTGCGAATAGGCGGTTTTGGTGGTGTAGCCGGATTGGTGACTTATCTGCGAGAAATGCAAATTGATATATTAATTGATGCTACTCATCCTTTTGCTAATCAAATTTCTGAGAATGCAGCCGCAGCGACTCAGGAAGTAGGTATTCCTCGATTAATGGTAATTCGTCCAGCTTGGGAAAAACTCAAGGATGATTATTGGTTAGAAGTAGAAAATAATTTGGCTGCTGCTGCTGTTTTAGCAAATCAAGCTAACCGAGTATTTTTAACAATTGGTAGACAAGAAATTGCGACTTTTGCACATTTACAGGAAATTTGGTTTTTAATGCGGATGATTGATCCACCAAATGCTGATGTTGTCGTTCCACCTGGATTAATTTTATGCGATCGCGGTCCCTTTAGTTTAGAAAACGAACAAGAAATTCTCCTCAAATACAATATAGATACCATTGTCAGCAAAAATAGCGGTGGTAGTGCCACATATCCCAAAATTATCGCCGCTAGGAAACTAGGGATAAAGGTGGTGATGGTAAATCGTCCACCTGTACCCCCAGGAGAACAAGTTGCAGATGTGGAAAGTGCTGTGCAATGGCTAAGAGGATGTTTGAAAAGTATCAGAATTAATCGAGATCCCCCCAACCCCCCTTACAAAGGGGGGCTAAATTCCTCAAAGTCCCCCTTGGAAAGGGGGATTTAG
- a CDS encoding tetratricopeptide repeat protein, whose product MFRWLLQWLNKFLQSPFDSLGITDSQDSQGNLVADQPPELANADLELLFNELLEGVHQARGQQWALKYLQRMEPRITVDRWIDWLLIFGDKLLASPAPNLPLAKRMVKLGELGIGEVSNLAYDVGVQLLRRNLNQEYERKQESQELESSIPTAEELDTPGQELLRQFGEQIWQDQNVESVTNPSVSQMVEDLFTGQSVGLSNGSLAENAAKTENHYHSYEYRIQEFSQNAAEIIADPESPREKSWNESLMNIEPQLASTLDELVVRLEQSSNLVQHLASELAIRDRQIVQQSTSQIVVTNPAESLFYQGLRQAKAGDLLKALALYERASQIQPHVYEYWFNQGLALFYLQRFSEAIAAYDQTLALKPDFYQVWYSRGSILGELGDFDAAIASFDQAIAIKPDYQAAWSSRGLAFLKLGLIGEAIDSYDQALNLEPQDSETWYYRGIALAVVEQYAEAIASYDQALNLQPNYHEVWIDRGVVLFNLKQWLEAIESWDQALAIQPEFYLAWYNRGVSFEHLGRREDAISSYQQAIAIKPDFHPAWYNQAVTLFYLDRSAQAISGYDRALEIKLDYWEAWLGRGAAAGHLTPHQSSLIVVSSISASNPALNLGGYEGKLASYQTGLKHLRPDTHPEGWGRLRIAIGNTYYEQAKKATTPRDYWHHAMSEYQLALSTLTPEDFPELHLDILQSLMKVLVCLGETVAAQELQKWGIELLQQLLTQPNRTDENKKQLVLKFAGLGQLAVDLAVNTGDLVEAWEMAEQGRNNCLQLLMPDLNYQLESGDYRSIQQLLNPTTAIIYWHLSPAALHTFIIKDQAPAPILLFTPIQETEGIPEAIKRLIEFEHWLADWQESSTLSKLLQLQNILNISTITQELAGIDTIILVPHRDLYKLPLHSLFNLSFASVSSVNVANYNITYLPSLAMGIYLQSQSFSNGHQHHGLPAYPLLKSDKLASEIISETLAISQDFLSY is encoded by the coding sequence ATGTTCAGGTGGCTCTTGCAGTGGCTTAACAAATTTTTACAGTCCCCCTTTGACAGTCTGGGAATCACCGATTCCCAGGATAGTCAAGGCAATCTGGTGGCAGATCAACCACCAGAACTCGCGAATGCGGATCTAGAGTTGTTATTTAATGAACTACTAGAAGGTGTGCATCAAGCGCGCGGACAACAGTGGGCGTTGAAGTATTTGCAGCGGATGGAACCGAGAATTACAGTTGATCGGTGGATAGATTGGCTGTTGATATTTGGGGACAAATTATTAGCTTCTCCTGCACCGAATCTTCCTTTAGCCAAGCGCATGGTGAAACTGGGTGAGTTAGGTATTGGTGAGGTTAGCAACCTGGCCTATGATGTTGGGGTGCAGCTATTGCGGCGCAACCTCAATCAGGAGTATGAGCGCAAGCAAGAGTCACAGGAGTTGGAAAGTTCCATCCCCACAGCAGAGGAGTTAGATACTCCTGGTCAGGAATTGCTCCGCCAATTTGGGGAACAAATCTGGCAAGATCAGAATGTGGAAAGTGTGACTAATCCATCAGTATCCCAAATGGTTGAGGATCTCTTCACTGGTCAGTCTGTAGGGTTAAGTAATGGGTCTTTAGCTGAGAATGCAGCTAAGACAGAAAATCACTATCACAGTTATGAGTATAGAATTCAGGAATTTTCCCAGAATGCTGCGGAAATAATTGCCGATCCAGAATCTCCCAGGGAGAAAAGCTGGAACGAGTCTTTGATGAATATAGAACCGCAGTTAGCATCCACTTTAGATGAGTTGGTGGTGCGGTTGGAGCAAAGTAGCAATCTTGTCCAGCATTTAGCGTCGGAATTGGCAATTCGTGATCGGCAAATTGTCCAGCAATCAACATCACAAATAGTTGTTACTAATCCGGCGGAAAGTTTATTTTATCAGGGTTTACGGCAGGCTAAAGCTGGAGATTTGTTAAAGGCTTTGGCTTTATATGAACGGGCAAGTCAAATCCAACCTCATGTTTATGAGTATTGGTTTAATCAGGGTTTAGCATTATTTTACTTGCAACGGTTTTCCGAAGCGATCGCTGCTTATGACCAAACACTGGCTCTCAAACCGGATTTTTATCAGGTTTGGTATAGCCGAGGCAGTATTCTGGGCGAGTTGGGAGACTTTGATGCGGCTATTGCTTCCTTTGATCAAGCGATCGCTATTAAACCAGATTACCAAGCAGCTTGGTCTAGCAGAGGTTTAGCATTTCTCAAGTTAGGTTTAATTGGGGAAGCTATTGATAGTTATGATCAAGCCCTGAATTTAGAACCCCAAGATTCTGAAACTTGGTACTACCGGGGGATAGCTTTGGCTGTGGTTGAGCAATATGCAGAAGCGATTGCTAGTTATGATCAAGCCCTCAATCTCCAACCCAACTATCATGAAGTGTGGATTGATCGGGGTGTGGTGCTATTTAATTTAAAACAATGGTTAGAAGCAATTGAATCATGGGATCAAGCCCTGGCCATTCAGCCAGAATTTTATCTAGCTTGGTATAACCGGGGTGTGTCCTTTGAACACTTAGGTCGTCGGGAAGATGCAATCTCATCCTATCAACAAGCGATCGCCATCAAACCCGATTTCCACCCAGCCTGGTATAACCAAGCCGTAACCCTATTTTACCTAGACCGTTCTGCCCAAGCTATATCCGGCTATGACAGGGCTTTAGAAATTAAACTAGACTACTGGGAAGCTTGGCTAGGAAGGGGTGCGGCGGCTGGTCATCTCACCCCCCACCAATCATCACTAATTGTAGTTAGTAGCATTTCTGCATCCAATCCTGCCCTTAACTTAGGCGGCTATGAAGGTAAATTAGCAAGTTATCAGACAGGTTTGAAACATCTTCGCCCGGATACTCACCCAGAAGGTTGGGGAAGATTACGTATAGCTATTGGTAATACTTACTACGAGCAAGCGAAAAAAGCCACCACACCTCGTGATTATTGGCATCATGCCATGTCCGAATATCAACTGGCACTATCTACGCTGACACCAGAAGATTTTCCAGAATTGCATTTGGATATTTTGCAATCTCTGATGAAAGTGCTTGTCTGTTTGGGGGAAACAGTAGCGGCACAGGAATTACAAAAATGGGGAATTGAATTATTACAACAATTACTCACTCAGCCGAATCGGACTGATGAAAATAAAAAACAACTGGTACTAAAATTTGCAGGTTTAGGACAACTAGCAGTTGATTTAGCTGTAAATACAGGAGATTTAGTAGAAGCTTGGGAAATGGCTGAACAGGGGAGAAATAACTGTTTACAGTTGTTAATGCCTGATTTGAATTATCAACTTGAGTCAGGAGATTATCGCTCTATTCAACAATTACTGAATCCTACCACAGCCATAATTTATTGGCATCTTAGCCCAGCCGCTTTGCACACATTCATTATCAAAGATCAAGCCCCAGCTCCGATTTTACTGTTTACACCCATCCAAGAGACAGAAGGAATTCCCGAAGCAATAAAACGCTTAATTGAATTTGAACATTGGTTAGCAGATTGGCAAGAATCATCAACACTATCAAAACTATTGCAGTTGCAAAATATCTTGAATATTTCCACAATTACTCAAGAATTGGCAGGGATAGATACAATAATTTTAGTTCCCCATCGGGACTTGTATAAATTACCTTTGCACAGTTTATTTAATCTGTCTTTTGCTTCAGTATCTTCTGTAAATGTGGCAAATTACAATATTACCTATTTGCCTAGTTTAGCTATGGGAATTTATTTACAATCTCAATCATTCTCCAATGGGCATCAACATCATGGTCTTCCGGCTTATCCCTTACTCAAATCTGATAAATTAGCATCAGAAATTATCAGCGAAACCTTGGCTATTTCTCAGGATTTTCTCAGTTATTAA